A section of the Centroberyx gerrardi isolate f3 chromosome 8, fCenGer3.hap1.cur.20231027, whole genome shotgun sequence genome encodes:
- the rsph14 gene encoding radial spoke head 14 homolog: MAGVQTDPTRAPVAFGERALPRLARELRDPEPLTRRRALASLCDLVHDPERAYQAVSQGCMEQLKDLLQDSDLSVRTQTSELLHLLAAHSVGRQALLSGGLLPPLSSLLDEPSASCRRSVHRALSRLALLPAGAEAMLPLVPRLLLKLREEEEEEEEEKQEQEVQEEEEVRVLLLSTLSRCVRRDARPALACGGVAALGRQLAHRSAHVRREAAAAMMAISVPVEGKQQVCEEAVLPVLVALLSDGDAEVQANAAGTIMNTAVITRGKLQCLELDVLPLLLGLVSEEQEEGEEEEKRKRRRAVVVYSLRALASLAEAPAARRLLLQHLPLLRRRSGAEGEEGGEEEEVRRAARTAVRVVTWTP, encoded by the exons ATGGCCGGTGTTCAGACCGACCCGACCCGGGCCCCGGTGGCCTTCGGGGAGCGGGCCCTGCCGCGGCTGGCCCGGGAGCTGCGGGACCCGGAGCCGCTGACCCGGCGGCGGGCGCTGGCTTCCCTCTGCGACCTGGTTCACGACCCGGAGCGGGCCTACCAGGCCGTCAGCCAGG gctgTATGGAGCAGCTGAAGGACTTGTTGCAGGACTCGGATCTGTCAGTCAGGACACAAACCAGCGAGCTGCTCCACCTGCTGGCCGCCCACAGTGTCGGCAG gcaggcCCTGCTGAGCGGcggcctcctccctcctctctcctctctgctggacgAACCCTCCGcctcctgcaggaggagcgTCCACCGAGCGCTCAGCCGCCTGGCGCTGCTGCCCGCAG GTGCGGAGGCCATGCTGCCGCTGGTCCCCCGGCTGCTGCTGAAgctcagggaggaagaggaggaggaggaggaggagaaacaggagcaggaggtccaggaggaggaggaggttcgGGTGCTGCTGCTCTCCACCCTGAGCCGGTGCGTGCGGCGGGACGCCCGGCCGGCTCTGGCCTGCGGCGGCGTGGCGGCGCTGGGCCGGCAGCTCGCTCACCGCTCCGCTCACGTCCGCAGGGAGGCGGCGGCCGCCATGATGGCCATCAG TGTTCCTGTGGAGGGGAAGCAGCAGGTGTGTGAGGAGGCGGTACTTCCTGTCCTGGTGGCTCTGCTGTCAGACGGAGACGCTGAGGTCCAGGCCAACGCTGCAGGAACCATCATGAACACTGCTGTCATCAccagag gaaagCTCCAGTGTCTGGAGTTAGAcgtccttcctctcctcctgggtCTGGTGtctgaggagcaggaggagggggaggaggaggagaagaggaagaggaggagggcggtTGTCGTCTACTCCCTGCGGGCGCTCGCCTCGCTGGCCGAAGcccccgccgcccgccgcctcctgctgcagcacctccccctgctgaggaggaggagcggggcggagggggaggaggggggggaggaggaggaggtccgCCGCGCCGCCCGGACCGCCGTCAGGGTCGTGACCTGGACTCCCTGA